One genomic window of Evansella cellulosilytica DSM 2522 includes the following:
- a CDS encoding AAA family ATPase encodes MKPLTLSLKGLHSFREKQTVDFRTLCEGGIFGIFGPTGSGKSSLLDAMTLALYGKVERAANNTQGILNHAEDTLFVSFSFQLGHGKRTKSYEVERTFKRSGDITVRSSTCRFIDTTSERVVLADKTGDVNRQIEDLLGLSIDDFTRAVVLPQGKFSEFLSLKGQDRRQMLQRLFHLEKYGDDLQRKLKSRLMDSKHERELIEKEQIGLGNASQEALMELETELKVNVDKIKETKEKLVILEQQEEKEKKIIHLQQEIMQTEYRLKELNEKEQEMKHDESKVKKASEANILSPYLKELQISSEEVDLLEKKLKQQEKELTVLTEKATAAEQHYLISRRNKEENEAPIRLKLEELERIKKEQEELQIEATKLNEMKSNLQKIADERDKLEVEKNQVQDDKKKYEQKQQELKGELKHLEVSNETKRHIYNAVQQKQTIDQLSERVKEIEEEFDSLKEKQIGSKNDLLKVKSALKEKESQVSNDFQKLYKWYERISEEERELHAAMRRLTTYKKEIEHENLHVIANKLKKELKDGIPCIVCGSVNHQGSFKIDNEVNGDNEIDDQEAKLLNMIDELETEKRELERVKWEIDSFSTSLKHIVTSEEVATTEENDVEHMKVISHNHDKNFHDYINVWEKNKLILPKERLAIRHLVKKMEGDLKEHQRIHEQYKDMLSKLNVIEERKNEVEKKVINIVKKYNDEVQNWTKAFSPYDLKNVDVEFQEVQQKEERAALYRERIEKSVPFIQGKQSELENLTQQLNDQLVIHSSLKAELNEKQLFVSNKKQRIVDIIGHNDVHQMINEWKESLNNLYNTFNDAEKDWKESEGSLRKLRESVSIIKESLRHAQERFNRSKQVWQDQILLTSFQTIEEVKNAKLSKDEMNILLAKIEKFNNEMNNLTIKLEHYKKELGDHSIRVADYESTVASRKKCKNELDMLYSKQGGIEASFRDIKQRVARYEELEEKKKSIETQYTQLIKLEHVFRGKAFVEYIAEEQLVQVSRLATEKLYELTRGRYAIEVDSNGGFIIRDDANGGVKRPVSTLSGGETFLTSLALALSLSTSIQLKGEHPLEFFFLDEGFGTLDQELLETVISALERLQTDQLSVGVISHVPELRERLPRKLIVTPSEASGRGSSVTIEML; translated from the coding sequence ATGAAGCCATTAACATTATCATTGAAAGGCTTGCATAGTTTTAGAGAAAAACAGACAGTCGATTTTCGTACCCTTTGTGAGGGGGGGATCTTTGGAATTTTTGGTCCGACTGGCAGTGGGAAATCTTCGCTACTAGATGCCATGACACTTGCTTTGTACGGCAAAGTAGAACGGGCTGCTAATAATACACAAGGAATATTAAATCATGCAGAAGATACACTGTTTGTCTCCTTTTCTTTTCAACTAGGGCATGGGAAACGAACAAAATCATATGAAGTGGAAAGAACCTTCAAAAGATCGGGAGATATTACAGTTCGCTCATCCACTTGTCGTTTCATTGACACAACGTCTGAACGGGTTGTTTTAGCAGATAAAACAGGTGATGTTAACCGACAGATTGAAGATCTACTAGGGTTATCTATTGATGATTTCACTAGAGCAGTTGTACTTCCTCAAGGGAAATTTTCCGAGTTTTTGTCTTTGAAAGGACAAGATAGAAGGCAGATGCTGCAACGGCTTTTCCATCTAGAGAAGTATGGAGATGACCTCCAAAGGAAGTTAAAGAGTCGACTTATGGATTCAAAGCACGAAAGAGAGCTAATAGAAAAGGAACAAATAGGATTAGGTAATGCTTCGCAGGAAGCACTCATGGAATTAGAAACAGAATTAAAAGTAAATGTAGATAAAATTAAAGAAACGAAAGAAAAGTTGGTTATACTCGAACAACAAGAAGAAAAAGAAAAAAAAATTATTCATCTGCAGCAAGAAATAATGCAAACAGAGTATCGGTTAAAAGAGCTGAACGAAAAAGAACAAGAAATGAAACACGATGAAAGTAAAGTAAAGAAAGCAAGTGAGGCAAATATATTATCTCCATATTTAAAAGAGTTACAAATAAGTTCTGAAGAAGTTGATTTGTTAGAAAAAAAACTAAAGCAACAGGAAAAAGAGCTAACAGTGCTTACAGAAAAAGCTACTGCTGCTGAACAACATTATTTAATTTCAAGAAGGAATAAAGAAGAAAATGAAGCGCCAATACGCTTGAAATTAGAAGAGCTTGAACGCATCAAGAAGGAACAAGAAGAGCTTCAAATAGAAGCGACGAAATTAAATGAAATGAAAAGTAACCTTCAAAAAATTGCAGATGAAAGAGATAAATTAGAAGTAGAAAAGAATCAAGTGCAAGATGATAAAAAGAAATATGAACAAAAACAACAGGAACTAAAGGGAGAACTAAAGCACTTAGAAGTGTCAAATGAAACAAAGCGTCACATATATAACGCTGTTCAACAAAAACAAACGATAGATCAATTAAGTGAACGAGTAAAAGAGATAGAAGAAGAGTTTGATTCGCTAAAAGAAAAACAAATAGGAAGTAAAAATGATTTACTAAAGGTAAAGAGTGCATTAAAGGAAAAAGAATCACAAGTATCAAATGATTTTCAAAAGCTTTACAAGTGGTATGAACGTATATCAGAAGAAGAGCGTGAATTACATGCTGCTATGAGACGATTAACAACATATAAAAAAGAGATTGAACACGAAAACCTTCATGTAATCGCCAATAAATTAAAAAAAGAACTAAAAGATGGAATACCATGTATCGTCTGTGGATCTGTGAATCACCAGGGATCATTTAAGATTGATAATGAAGTAAATGGCGACAATGAGATAGATGATCAAGAAGCAAAGCTACTAAATATGATCGATGAACTTGAAACCGAAAAAAGAGAATTAGAACGTGTAAAATGGGAGATTGATAGTTTTTCTACGAGTTTAAAGCATATTGTTACAAGTGAAGAAGTTGCGACAACGGAAGAAAATGATGTTGAACATATGAAAGTAATTTCTCATAATCATGATAAAAACTTTCATGACTATATAAATGTTTGGGAAAAGAATAAGCTCATATTACCTAAGGAAAGATTAGCAATTAGACATTTAGTTAAAAAAATGGAAGGAGATTTGAAGGAACATCAACGTATACATGAGCAATACAAGGATATGCTTTCCAAGCTAAATGTAATAGAAGAACGTAAAAATGAAGTCGAGAAAAAAGTTATTAATATTGTAAAGAAGTATAATGATGAAGTCCAGAATTGGACAAAAGCATTTTCTCCTTACGATTTGAAAAACGTCGATGTAGAATTTCAGGAAGTTCAACAAAAAGAAGAGAGAGCAGCACTTTACCGAGAACGAATAGAAAAAAGTGTACCTTTCATACAAGGAAAACAATCTGAATTAGAAAATTTAACACAACAACTAAATGATCAGTTAGTTATCCATTCATCATTGAAAGCAGAACTAAATGAGAAGCAACTATTCGTATCGAACAAAAAACAACGAATTGTTGATATTATAGGTCATAATGATGTCCATCAAATGATAAATGAATGGAAAGAAAGTTTAAATAACCTTTATAATACGTTTAATGATGCAGAAAAAGATTGGAAGGAAAGTGAAGGTTCCTTAAGAAAGTTAAGAGAAAGTGTGTCAATTATAAAGGAATCACTACGCCATGCTCAAGAACGTTTTAATCGTTCAAAACAGGTTTGGCAAGACCAAATACTTCTTACAAGTTTTCAAACAATTGAGGAAGTAAAAAACGCAAAGCTTTCCAAAGATGAAATGAACATTTTACTAGCAAAAATAGAGAAGTTTAATAATGAAATGAATAACCTTACAATCAAGCTCGAGCACTATAAAAAAGAGCTCGGTGACCATTCAATAAGAGTGGCTGATTATGAAAGCACCGTTGCTTCTAGAAAGAAATGTAAAAATGAATTGGATATGCTTTATTCAAAACAAGGTGGAATAGAAGCCTCCTTTCGAGATATTAAGCAGCGTGTTGCAAGGTACGAGGAACTTGAAGAGAAGAAGAAATCAATTGAAACACAGTACACTCAGCTTATAAAGCTCGAACATGTATTTAGAGGGAAAGCTTTTGTTGAATATATTGCAGAAGAACAGCTCGTTCAAGTTAGTCGTCTAGCAACAGAAAAGCTATATGAGCTTACTAGAGGTCGTTATGCTATTGAGGTAGATTCAAATGGTGGATTTATCATTCGTGACGATGCAAACGGTGGTGTGAAGCGACCTGTTTCAACGCTTTCAGGTGGAGAAACATTTTTAACATCTTTAGCATTAGCATTATCTTTATCAACCTCTATTCAATTAAAAGGAGAGCATCCACTAGAATTTTTCTTTTTAGATGAAGGATTTGGAACACTAGACCAAGAACTATTAGAGACTGTTATTAGTGCTTTAGAAAGACTTCAAACAGATCAATTATCTGTTGGCGTTATTAGTCATGTTCCAGAATTACGTGAGCGACTTCCTAGAAAATTAATTGTAACTCCTTCAGAAGCTAGTGGGCGTGGTAGCAGCGTTACTATTGAGATGTTGTAG
- a CDS encoding DUF952 domain-containing protein: MIYHLLEKQEWEKAIQNDMYWPSSLDNEGFIHCSTWEQIIRIGDSLFPKEAQLILLKINSQELESLVVYEDLTESGEMFPHIYGHLNLDAVKSIVEVTRNEAGKLQLINQIDAV, encoded by the coding sequence GTGATATATCATTTACTAGAAAAGCAAGAATGGGAGAAGGCGATACAAAATGATATGTATTGGCCGAGCTCTCTGGACAATGAAGGGTTTATTCATTGTTCTACATGGGAGCAAATAATAAGAATTGGTGACTCTTTGTTTCCGAAAGAGGCTCAATTAATCTTATTAAAAATTAATTCTCAGGAGTTAGAAAGCTTAGTTGTTTATGAAGATTTAACCGAATCAGGGGAGATGTTTCCACATATTTATGGGCACTTGAACTTAGATGCTGTAAAGTCAATTGTGGAAGTAACTAGAAACGAAGCGGGGAAGCTACAGCTAATAAATCAGATTGATGCTGTATAG
- a CDS encoding ABC-F family ATP-binding cassette domain-containing protein produces MITVTNVSLRFGDRKLFEDVNIKFTPGNCYGLIGANGAGKSTFLKILSGDIEAQTGDVHLQPGQRMAVLKQNHFEYEEEIVLDLVMMGHKRLYEVMKEKDAIYMKPDFSDEDGMKAAELEGEFAEMNGYEAESDAAILLKGLGIDEKLHQKKMAELTGNEKVKVLLAQALFGNPDVLLLDEPTNHLDIEAIQWLEEFLINFDNTVIVVSHDRHFLNKVCTHIADLDFGKIQIYVGNYDFWYESSQLALKMAQEQNKKKEEKIKELQAFVARFSANASKSKQATSRKKLLDKIELDDIKPSSRKYPYVHFKPNREIGNDVLQVEGLTKTIDGVKVLDNVSFVLNKEDKVALVGTKEIAKTTLLKILSGEMEPDSGSYKWGITTSQAYFPKDNAKYFEGVNVDLVDWLRQYSPEDQTETFLRGFLGRMLFSGEEAKKKANVLSGGEKVRCMLSKMMLSGANVLMLDDPTNHLDLESITALNNGLINFKGAMLFTSHDHQFNQSIANRIIEIKDTGVFDKEVTYDEYIELKTNA; encoded by the coding sequence ATGATTACTGTTACAAATGTCAGCCTTCGTTTCGGAGATCGAAAGCTTTTTGAAGATGTGAATATAAAATTCACTCCAGGTAATTGCTATGGTTTAATAGGTGCGAATGGGGCGGGGAAGTCCACCTTCCTAAAAATATTATCTGGTGATATAGAAGCGCAAACTGGTGATGTACACCTACAACCAGGTCAACGAATGGCTGTTTTAAAACAGAACCACTTTGAGTACGAAGAAGAAATCGTATTAGACCTTGTTATGATGGGGCATAAGCGACTATACGAGGTAATGAAGGAAAAAGATGCTATTTATATGAAGCCTGATTTCTCAGATGAAGATGGTATGAAAGCTGCTGAGCTTGAAGGTGAATTCGCTGAAATGAATGGATATGAAGCTGAGTCAGATGCTGCAATATTATTAAAGGGACTAGGTATTGATGAAAAGCTACATCAAAAAAAAATGGCGGAGCTTACTGGTAACGAAAAGGTTAAAGTGTTATTAGCACAAGCCCTTTTTGGTAATCCAGATGTATTATTATTGGACGAGCCTACAAACCATTTAGATATCGAAGCAATTCAATGGTTAGAAGAGTTCTTAATAAACTTTGACAACACTGTTATCGTTGTATCCCACGATAGACATTTTCTAAATAAAGTATGTACTCATATAGCAGATTTGGATTTTGGAAAGATTCAAATCTACGTTGGAAACTATGATTTTTGGTATGAATCTAGCCAACTTGCATTAAAAATGGCACAAGAGCAAAACAAGAAAAAAGAGGAAAAAATTAAAGAGCTTCAAGCATTCGTTGCACGTTTTAGTGCCAATGCTTCAAAATCAAAGCAAGCAACCTCTCGAAAAAAACTGCTTGATAAAATAGAGCTAGATGATATTAAACCTTCTTCAAGAAAATATCCTTACGTACATTTTAAACCAAACCGTGAAATTGGTAATGATGTATTGCAAGTAGAGGGATTAACAAAAACGATCGATGGAGTAAAAGTGTTAGATAACGTCAGCTTTGTTTTAAATAAGGAAGATAAAGTGGCGCTTGTAGGTACGAAAGAAATAGCAAAAACAACACTTCTCAAAATCTTATCTGGAGAAATGGAACCAGATAGTGGATCATACAAATGGGGAATCACTACATCTCAAGCGTACTTTCCTAAAGATAACGCAAAATATTTTGAAGGAGTAAATGTAGACTTAGTTGATTGGTTACGTCAATATTCTCCAGAAGACCAAACAGAAACCTTTTTACGTGGATTTTTAGGTCGCATGCTCTTCTCTGGTGAAGAAGCGAAGAAAAAAGCGAATGTTCTTTCAGGAGGAGAAAAGGTACGTTGTATGCTTTCAAAAATGATGTTAAGTGGTGCTAACGTGTTAATGCTTGACGACCCAACTAACCATTTAGATTTAGAATCCATTACAGCTCTTAATAATGGCTTAATCAACTTTAAAGGTGCCATGCTTTTTACATCACATGACCATCAATTTAATCAGTCAATCGCAAACCGGATCATAGAAATAAAAGATACTGGTGTGTTTGACAAAGAAGTTACTTATGATGAATATATTGAATTAAAAACAAATGCATAA
- the pepF gene encoding oligoendopeptidase F: MIFLSIELTKRSDVKTEETWKIEDLFRNETEWKQELENIEKSISSVTKFKGTFQDSANNLLLCLQAQEKLTERLILVGTYANLNMSVDGTDNEAQKNYALMSSALTRINTALSFIESELLSLSDEKVEKYFKEEPRLEAYRIPLTDMLKKKNHSLGAETEEVLASLGEVHGSPYRIYSVSKSSDMKFDSFKDRNGDERPLSFALFEDQYEISPNTDERRNAYQSFVKTLKQYENTYATVYATEVKKQVTISKLRNYSSVTEMLLQPQKVSEEMYENQLNIIYNELAPHMQRFARLKKKQLGLDEMKFCDLKAPLDPDFQPETTYEKVSELILESLEIMGTEYYEIMKKGLTERWVDRADNIGKATGAFCASPYGSHPYILMTWKDTMRGAFILTHELGHAGHFYLANKNQRIADTRPSTYFVEAPSTMNELLLGNHLLNKTDDPQMKRWVILQFLGTYYHNFVTHLLEGEFQRRVYKHAEDGKPHTAATLTSIKKDVLEGFWGDSVVLDEYAGLTWMRQPHYYMGLYPYTYSAGLTASTAVAKKIQEEGQPVVDRWLEVLKAGGTMSPQKLMEHAGVDMTNPDSIRLAVDYVASLIDQLEESYSK; the protein is encoded by the coding sequence GTGATTTTTTTGTCTATCGAATTAACAAAAAGAAGTGACGTAAAAACGGAAGAAACTTGGAAAATAGAAGATTTATTCCGTAATGAAACTGAATGGAAGCAAGAACTTGAAAATATTGAAAAATCTATTAGTAGTGTAACTAAATTTAAAGGTACTTTTCAAGATAGTGCTAATAACCTCCTACTTTGTCTTCAAGCTCAAGAAAAATTAACAGAAAGGTTAATTCTTGTTGGTACGTATGCAAATTTAAATATGTCAGTAGATGGGACAGACAATGAAGCGCAAAAAAACTATGCATTAATGAGCAGTGCACTAACGAGAATCAATACTGCGCTTTCTTTCATAGAATCTGAATTGCTATCATTAAGCGATGAAAAAGTAGAAAAATACTTTAAAGAAGAGCCTCGTTTAGAAGCCTACAGAATTCCATTAACTGACATGCTGAAGAAAAAAAACCATTCACTAGGTGCTGAAACGGAAGAAGTATTAGCTTCTTTAGGTGAGGTTCACGGTTCTCCGTACAGAATTTATTCTGTAAGTAAATCGTCAGATATGAAGTTCGATTCGTTTAAAGATAGAAATGGAGATGAAAGGCCATTATCTTTCGCTTTGTTTGAAGACCAATATGAAATCTCTCCTAACACAGATGAAAGAAGAAATGCCTATCAATCTTTCGTTAAAACATTAAAGCAATATGAAAATACTTATGCCACTGTTTATGCTACAGAAGTTAAAAAACAAGTTACAATATCTAAGCTTCGTAACTATTCATCAGTAACAGAAATGCTTTTACAGCCTCAAAAGGTAAGTGAAGAAATGTATGAAAATCAACTAAATATTATTTATAATGAGCTTGCACCACATATGCAGAGATTTGCTCGTTTGAAGAAAAAACAACTTGGCTTAGATGAAATGAAATTTTGTGATCTAAAAGCACCATTAGACCCTGACTTCCAACCTGAAACAACATATGAAAAAGTTTCAGAGCTTATTTTAGAATCTCTTGAAATCATGGGGACAGAATACTATGAGATTATGAAGAAGGGATTAACTGAACGTTGGGTAGACCGTGCTGATAATATCGGTAAAGCAACTGGTGCATTTTGTGCAAGTCCATATGGTTCTCATCCATACATTTTAATGACTTGGAAAGATACAATGCGGGGTGCATTCATACTTACTCATGAGTTAGGACATGCCGGACATTTTTATTTAGCTAACAAAAACCAAAGAATTGCTGACACACGTCCTTCCACTTACTTTGTTGAAGCTCCGTCTACTATGAATGAATTACTACTTGGCAATCATTTATTAAATAAGACCGATGATCCACAAATGAAGCGATGGGTAATATTACAGTTCCTCGGCACTTACTATCATAATTTTGTCACCCATTTACTAGAAGGTGAGTTTCAACGTCGTGTGTATAAACATGCTGAGGATGGAAAACCTCACACAGCAGCGACATTAACAAGCATTAAGAAAGACGTACTTGAAGGATTTTGGGGAGACTCTGTAGTATTAGATGAATATGCTGGCCTAACGTGGATGAGACAGCCACATTACTATATGGGTTTATATCCATATACATATTCTGCTGGCTTAACAGCATCCACTGCTGTTGCGAAAAAAATACAAGAGGAAGGTCAGCCTGTTGTAGATAGATGGTTAGAAGTTTTAAAAGCAGGCGGCACGATGAGTCCTCAAAAATTAATGGAACACGCTGGAGTTGATATGACTAACCCAGACTCCATTCGATTAGCTGTAGATTATGTTGCTTCGCTTATTGATCAACTTGAAGAAAGCTATTCTAAATAA
- the ltrA gene encoding group II intron reverse transcriptase/maturase has translation MQRTQTTSIDGYPSEDRMESENMKEACSMLRGETRRRDGGTTDIIRRIINQDNLQRAYKKVKKNKGKPGIDGMSVDELLPYLALEDRNLILSIKDGSYRPQPVKRVEIKKPDGGKRKLGIPTVKDRLVQQMILQVIEKKIDPQFSDNSYGFRPNRSAHDAMRKAKQYYEEGFRYVVDIDMKQYFDTVNQDKLMHHVEQFIDDPTVLILIRKFLRSGISIDEEIEPSEVGTPQGGNLSPILGNIYLHQLDLELERRGHKFIRYADDCNIYVKSRKAGDRVLKSITKFLEEELKLTVNKDKSEVGRPTKRKFLGFCIHSTKAGVGFRPHIKSKKRLEQKIRYLTSRKRPGEFREIIKELNQTTRGWVNYYGIGFMKGYIRQIEKWIRRRLRQLLWKRWKRVRTRFKNLMKLKIPKQKAWEWANTRKGYWCISKSHILHLAVSNKILEHVGLLNLENLYLERLSKST, from the coding sequence ATGCAAAGAACACAGACAACATCAATTGATGGCTATCCATCAGAAGATAGGATGGAATCCGAAAATATGAAGGAAGCGTGTAGTATGCTTCGCGGCGAAACTAGAAGAAGAGATGGTGGGACTACGGATATAATCCGAAGGATTATAAATCAAGATAATCTCCAAAGAGCATATAAGAAAGTGAAGAAGAACAAAGGTAAACCTGGAATTGATGGAATGAGTGTCGATGAATTACTTCCTTACCTGGCTCTAGAGGATAGAAACTTAATCCTTTCCATTAAAGATGGTTCCTATCGGCCTCAACCCGTCAAACGAGTTGAGATAAAGAAACCAGATGGAGGGAAGCGAAAGCTAGGCATTCCCACGGTGAAGGACCGTCTGGTCCAACAAATGATTCTTCAAGTTATTGAGAAGAAAATTGATCCTCAATTCTCAGACAATAGTTACGGCTTCCGTCCGAATCGTAGTGCTCACGACGCAATGAGGAAAGCGAAACAATATTATGAAGAAGGATTTCGATATGTAGTAGACATCGATATGAAACAATATTTTGACACTGTAAATCAGGACAAACTTATGCATCATGTCGAACAATTTATAGATGATCCTACTGTACTCATCCTCATTAGAAAGTTTTTGCGAAGTGGAATCAGCATAGATGAAGAAATAGAACCGAGTGAAGTTGGAACACCTCAGGGAGGCAACTTATCGCCGATACTAGGTAACATCTACCTTCACCAACTAGACTTAGAACTCGAAAGACGAGGACATAAGTTTATTAGGTATGCCGATGACTGTAACATCTATGTCAAAAGCCGTAAGGCTGGAGATAGAGTCCTCAAGAGTATTACAAAATTCCTTGAAGAAGAACTGAAACTCACTGTAAATAAGGATAAAAGTGAAGTAGGCAGACCTACGAAACGTAAGTTTCTAGGTTTCTGTATACACTCAACTAAAGCCGGAGTCGGATTTCGACCACACATAAAATCAAAGAAAAGGTTGGAACAAAAGATCCGGTATCTTACATCAAGGAAGAGACCTGGAGAGTTCCGAGAGATTATAAAGGAACTAAATCAAACCACTAGAGGATGGGTAAATTACTACGGCATTGGTTTTATGAAAGGTTATATCAGACAAATAGAAAAGTGGATACGACGTAGATTAAGACAACTCTTGTGGAAGAGATGGAAAAGAGTCAGAACTCGATTCAAAAACCTCATGAAACTAAAAATCCCCAAGCAGAAAGCTTGGGAATGGGCAAACACTAGGAAAGGATACTGGTGTATATCAAAAAGC